The Spirosoma radiotolerans genome has a window encoding:
- a CDS encoding T9SS type A sorting domain-containing protein, giving the protein MDRASADGGGIVYLPAGTYKLTSPYFEYIHMRDRVVLQGQGKDRTLLKFGYQLEAPHMGLYWPPITTQAGLADLALINVDNSGSEQVGNMRGQAREAFLLRVRFALNQGDWLWWANSEKILIAGSDFTQGVDSRTNYHGPLMLNGCVNFVVRDNTFTYAVDGLNFNFAHDGIFQNNQVYRDGSARYPTSTVNHVLVVNFTYNLAVLDNVFKVINGPAQNRNDGETIISEGGGGDRIDEETGTVSWAGGVNLRDESKNWGPARLRPVVAIVSGRGMGQWRWITSRSGNTLSLDRAWDVAPEGGSRYTIFNWGSRNWLVSGNYMEGNRRGITLYHNATTQVALVMNTLVNSGSIDLTPMQLNDGSQKFIPMYTNQIVGNLVANTNGSNGVFIGVHTVQHAQERTFGTSVIGLEVRGNNVVAGHPNTPAIVDDTFPEGYLNYLEYHPITFYNDERIPAILGSIFQNNSATNCDNALYLNSGSYNTYICNLSQDNTPNLLKDTQLDRVTHAAVATTSCTPLPQRSGRLAEAEELIIKAYPNPATSELHVSLSSAGARLLIYSEMGVILMDSRTDTAEAKLDIHRFAPGVYTLLVIPDKGPQSKQHFIKQDG; this is encoded by the coding sequence ATCGACCGGGCCAGCGCCGATGGGGGCGGCATCGTCTACCTGCCAGCGGGCACCTACAAGCTGACCTCCCCCTACTTCGAGTACATCCACATGCGGGACCGGGTGGTCCTGCAGGGCCAGGGCAAGGACCGAACCCTGCTCAAGTTCGGCTACCAGCTCGAGGCCCCCCACATGGGCCTCTACTGGCCACCCATCACCACCCAGGCCGGGCTGGCGGACCTGGCCCTGATCAACGTCGACAACTCGGGCAGTGAGCAGGTGGGCAACATGCGGGGGCAGGCCAGGGAGGCCTTCCTGCTGCGGGTGCGCTTCGCCCTCAACCAGGGCGACTGGCTGTGGTGGGCCAACTCGGAGAAGATCCTCATCGCGGGCTCGGACTTCACCCAGGGCGTCGATAGCCGCACCAACTACCACGGCCCGCTGATGCTCAATGGCTGCGTCAACTTCGTGGTCCGCGACAACACGTTCACCTATGCGGTCGATGGGCTCAACTTCAACTTCGCCCACGATGGCATCTTCCAGAACAACCAGGTCTACCGGGATGGCTCGGCGCGTTACCCCACCAGCACGGTCAACCACGTGCTGGTGGTCAACTTCACTTACAACCTGGCGGTGCTCGACAACGTCTTCAAGGTCATCAACGGCCCGGCCCAGAACCGCAACGATGGGGAGACCATCATCAGTGAGGGGGGGGGCGGTGACCGCATCGATGAGGAGACGGGGACGGTCAGTTGGGCGGGGGGTGTGAACCTGCGGGACGAGAGCAAGAACTGGGGCCCCGCCCGGCTCAGGCCGGTGGTGGCCATTGTGAGTGGGAGGGGCATGGGGCAGTGGCGGTGGATCACCAGCCGGAGTGGCAACACGCTGAGTCTGGACCGGGCCTGGGATGTGGCGCCCGAAGGGGGGAGCCGGTACACGATCTTCAACTGGGGCTCGCGCAACTGGCTGGTGTCGGGCAACTACATGGAGGGCAACCGGCGGGGCATCACTCTGTATCACAATGCGACCACCCAGGTGGCTCTGGTGATGAACACGCTGGTCAACAGCGGCTCGATTGACCTGACGCCTATGCAGCTCAATGACGGCAGTCAGAAGTTCATTCCCATGTACACCAACCAGATCGTTGGTAATCTGGTTGCCAATACAAATGGCTCGAACGGGGTGTTCATTGGGGTGCATACCGTGCAACATGCGCAGGAGCGTACGTTTGGCACCTCGGTAATTGGCTTGGAAGTACGTGGAAATAATGTCGTTGCCGGACATCCCAACACACCTGCCATTGTGGACGACACCTTCCCCGAAGGCTACCTGAATTATCTCGAATACCACCCTATTACGTTCTACAACGATGAACGTATACCGGCCATATTGGGCAGCATTTTTCAGAATAACTCGGCGACCAACTGCGATAATGCCCTCTACCTGAATTCGGGTTCTTACAATACGTATATCTGTAATCTGAGCCAGGACAATACCCCTAACTTACTAAAGGACACCCAATTAGATCGGGTTACGCATGCCGCCGTTGCCACGACTTCCTGCACACCCCTTCCGCAACGATCGGGTCGGCTGGCGGAGGCCGAAGAACTTATCATAAAAGCTTATCCAAACCCGGCTACGTCTGAATTGCATGTAAGCCTGTCCAGTGCGGGTGCCCGCCTGCTTATTTATTCAGAAATGGGGGTAATTCTTATGGATAGCCGTACCGATACGGCGGAGGCCAAACTGGACATACATCGTTTTGCGCCCGGCGTGTATACTTTACTCGTTATACCCGACAAAGGGCCACAATCCAAGCAGCACTTTATTAAACAGGATGGCTGA
- a CDS encoding T9SS type A sorting domain-containing protein encodes MDRASADGGGIVYLPAGTYKLTSPYFEYIHMRDRVVLQGQGKDRTLLKFGYQLEAPHMGLYWPPITTQAGLADLALINVDNSGSEQVGNMRGQAREAFLLRVRFALNQGDWLWWANSEKILIAGSDFTQGVDSRTNYHGPLMLNGCVNFVVRDNTFTYAVDGLNFNFAHDGIFQNNQVYRDGSARYPTSTVNHVLVVNFTYNLAVLDNVFKVINGPAQNRNDGETIISEGGGGDRIDEETGTVSWAGGVNLRDESKNWGPARLRPVVAIVSGRGMGQWRWITSRSGNTLSLDRAWDVAPEGGSRYTIFNWGSRNWLVSGNYMEGNRRGITLYHNATTQVALVMNTLVNSGSIDLTPIQVDDGSQKFIPMYTNQIMANSVSNTDGSNGVFIGVHTVQAIQERTFGTSVIGLEVRNNNLLTAHPNIPAIVDAPFPEGYLNYLQFQPLHKPYVEDNIPAILGSVFQNNTAANCDNALYVNSGSHNTLVCGMSLENTTNLLKDDRLDGTSLTSIGTTICVASPIGTPRSDVRIYPNPATSELHVQLSTAGAKFKVYSTAGVLLVDTRSSTNVIDLDVQSLPTGRYVLLVEPDEGGMISHNFIKQRL; translated from the coding sequence ATCGACCGGGCCAGCGCCGATGGGGGCGGCATCGTCTACCTGCCAGCGGGCACCTACAAGCTGACCTCCCCCTACTTCGAGTACATCCACATGCGGGACCGGGTGGTCCTGCAGGGCCAGGGCAAGGACCGAACCCTGCTCAAGTTCGGCTACCAGCTCGAGGCCCCCCACATGGGCCTCTACTGGCCACCCATCACCACCCAGGCCGGGCTGGCGGACCTGGCCCTGATCAACGTCGACAACTCGGGCAGTGAGCAGGTGGGCAACATGCGGGGGCAGGCCAGGGAGGCCTTCCTGCTGCGGGTGCGCTTCGCCCTCAACCAGGGCGACTGGCTGTGGTGGGCCAACTCGGAGAAGATCCTCATCGCGGGCTCGGACTTCACCCAGGGCGTCGATAGCCGCACCAACTACCACGGCCCGCTGATGCTCAATGGCTGCGTCAACTTCGTGGTCCGCGACAACACGTTCACCTATGCGGTCGATGGACTCAACTTCAACTTCGCCCACGATGGCATCTTCCAGAACAACCAGGTCTACCGGGATGGCTCGGCGCGTTACCCCACCAGCACGGTCAACCACGTGCTGGTGGTCAACTTCACTTACAACCTGGCGGTGCTCGACAACGTCTTCAAGGTCATCAACGGCCCGGCCCAGAACCGCAACGATGGGGAGACCATCATCAGTGAGGGGGGGGGCGGTGACCGCATCGATGAGGAGACGGGGACGGTCAGTTGGGCGGGGGGTGTAAACCTGCGGGACGAGAGCAAGAACTGGGGCCCCGCCCGGCTCAGGCCGGTGGTGGCCATTGTGAGTGGGAGGGGCATGGGGCAGTGGCGATGGATCACCAGCCGGAGTGGCAACACGCTGAGTCTGGACCGGGCCTGGGATGTGGCGCCCGAAGGGGGGAGCCGGTACACGATCTTCAACTGGGGCTCGCGCAACTGGCTGGTGTCGGGCAACTACATGGAGGGCAACCGGCGAGGCATCACTCTGTATCACAATGCGACCACCCAGGTGGCTCTGGTGATGAACACGCTGGTCAACAGCGGCTCGATCGACTTGACTCCTATCCAGGTCGACGACGGCAGTCAGAAGTTTATTCCCATGTACACCAATCAGATCATGGCCAATTCCGTCTCGAATACGGATGGCTCGAACGGGGTGTTCATTGGGGTGCATACCGTGCAAGCTATACAGGAGCGTACGTTTGGCACCTCGGTGATCGGGCTGGAGGTCCGCAACAATAACTTACTCACGGCCCATCCCAACATTCCGGCTATTGTGGATGCGCCCTTCCCCGAAGGTTACCTAAACTACTTGCAGTTTCAGCCACTCCATAAACCGTATGTTGAAGATAATATACCGGCCATATTGGGCAGCGTTTTTCAGAATAACACGGCCGCCAATTGTGATAATGCGCTATATGTAAATTCCGGCTCTCACAACACACTTGTGTGTGGCATGAGTTTAGAGAATACAACCAATTTGCTCAAAGATGACCGCCTTGATGGGACTAGTCTGACGTCTATTGGAACGACGATATGCGTAGCCAGCCCGATCGGTACACCACGCTCAGATGTACGGATTTACCCGAATCCGGCGACCAGTGAATTACACGTACAGTTGTCTACTGCGGGTGCCAAGTTTAAGGTGTATTCGACGGCGGGCGTGCTGCTTGTCGATACCCGCTCCTCAACGAATGTCATTGATCTGGATGTACAGAGTCTACCAACCGGAAGGTACGTTCTGCTGGTTGAGCCCGACGAAGGCGGTATGATCAGTCATAACTTTATTAAGCAGAGACTCTGA